The Arachis hypogaea cultivar Tifrunner chromosome 19, arahy.Tifrunner.gnm2.J5K5, whole genome shotgun sequence genome has a window encoding:
- the LOC112777623 gene encoding chaperone protein dnaJ 72, with amino-acid sequence MDHYKVLGLHRTASKEEIKAAFKKLAFQFHPDKHSHSPKVVRDNATLRFKQVSEAYEVLMDDRKRADYNFRSRSTAAGGSSSYYSQYSYGYGRGSSSYQQRSRHQYGGGGGGGGGIASKFELAIRILTARSSLLNLGFAAAILGGIVIIDKSGESLWERQNSGKSFEEAMKSIDKAKAYRDDSAKERT; translated from the exons ATGGATCATTACAAGGTTCTAGGGTTGCACAGAACCGCATCAAAGGAAGAGATCAAAGCAGCGTTCAAGAAATTGGCGTTTCAATTCCATCCAGACAAGCACTCCCACTCGCCCAAGGTCGTCAGGGACAACGCCACGCTTCGATTCAAGCAGGTTTCTGAGGCTTATGAGGTCCTCATGGACGATCGCAAGCGCGCCGATTACAATTTCCGCTCCCGCTCCACCGCTGCCGGTGGTAGCAGCAGTTACTATTCGCAGTATTCTTACGGATACGGTCGTGGGAGTAGTAGTTACCAACAAAGGTCCAGGCATCaatatggtggtggtggtggcggcggaGGCGGCATTGCTTCGAAGTTTGAGCTTGCTATTCGAATTTTGACGGCGAGATCTTCTCTCCTCAATCTCGGCTTTGCAGC AGCTATATTGGGTGGAATAGTTATCATCGATAAAAGTGGAGAATCTTTGTGGGAAAGGCAAAATTCTGGG AAATCATTTGAAGAAGCCATGAAGTCTATTGATAAGGCCAAAGCATACAGAGATGATAGCGCGAAGGAACGTACGTGA
- the LOC112775505 gene encoding glycylpeptide N-tetradecanoyltransferase 1, whose translation MADSNPSSGSPGETQNPIPDGNAPSESDLALDNLAQKVQESLSLERRHKFWETQPVGQFKDVGDTSLPEGPIEAPTPLSEVKQEPYNLPSLYEWVTCDINSDEMCNEVYTLLANNYVEDDENMFRFNYSKEFLRWALQPPGYFKSWHIGVRVKTSKKMVAFISGVPAKIRARDDVVNMAEINFLCVHKKLRTKRLAPVMIKEVTRRVHLEDIWQAAYTAGVVLPTPIATCQYWHRSLNPKKLIDVGFSRLGARMTMSRTIKLYKLPESTVTPGFRKMEIHDVPAVTRLIRNYLSQFVVAPDFDENDVEHWLLPKEDVVDSYLVESPETHEVTDFCSFYTLPSTILGNSNYSILKAAYSFYNVSTMTPLLQLMNDALIVAKQKDHDVFNALDVMQNEAFLKELKFGPGDGKLHYYLYNYRIRNGLKPSELGLVLL comes from the coding sequence ATGGCTGATAGCAATCCCTCCTCCGGATCACCTGGAGAAACTCAGAATCCCATACCAGATGGGAATGCACCTTCTGAAAGCGATCTTGCACTGGACAATCTAGCACAAAAAGTTCAAGAATCCCTCTCCCTTGAAAGAAGGCATAAATTTTGGGAAACCCAACCTGTTGGGCAGTTCAAGGATGTAGGGGACACCAGTTTGCCTGAAGGCCCTATTGAAGCTCCAACTCCCTTGTCAGAGGTCAAACAAGAACCCTACAACCTCCCTAGCCTCTATGAATGGGTAACTTGTGACATCAACTCCGATGAGATGTGCAATGAAGTATACACCCTTCTTGCAAACAATTACGTGGAGGACGATGAGAACATGTTTAGATTTAACTACTCAAAAGAATTTCTGCGCTGGGCTCTTCAACCTCCTGGTTACTTCAAGAGTTGGCATATCGGTGTCCGTGTTAAGACATCCAAGAAGATGGTTGCCTTTATAAGTGGTGTTCCTGCTAAAATCCGCGCTCGTGATGATGTTGTTAATATGGCAGAGATCAATTTTCTTTGTGTTCATAAGAAGCTTAGAACTAAGAGGCTTGCTCCTGTAATGATTAAAGAGGTGACCCGGAGAGTGCACTTGGAGGACATATGGCAGGCTGCTTATACTGCTGGAGTGGTTCTTCCGACTCCGATAGCAACCTGCCAATACTGGCACAGATCCTTAAATCCGAAGAAGCTAATCGATGTTGGATTTTCACGGCTCGGTGCACGAATGACAATGAGTCGAACAATCAAGCTTTATAAGTTGCCAGAATCAACAGTCACCCCAGGTTTCAGAAAGATGGAAATCCATGATGTTCCTGCAGTTACTAGACTAATTAGGAATTATTTGAGCCAGTTTGTCGTCGCACCTGATTTTGATGAAAACGATGTGGAGCATTGGCTTCTTCCGAAGGAGGATGTTGTTGATAGTTATCTTGTTGAAAGTCCTGAAACTCATGAGGTCACTGACTTCTGCAGTTTTTATACGCTTCCTTCTACAATCCTTGGAAACTCAAACTATTCAATTTTGAAAGCAGCGTATTCCTTCTACAATGTGTCGACAATGACCCCCTTGCTTCAACTGATGAATGATGCTCTCATTGTAGCAAAACAGAAGGACCATGACGTTTTTAATGCATTGGATGTCATGCAGAATGAAGCCTTCTTGAAAGAACTGAAATTTGGACCAGGTGATGGGAAGCTTCATTATTATCTTTACAACTACCGGATAAGGAATGGGTTGAAGCCATCAGAACTTGGCCTTGTCCTTCTGTAG
- the LOC112776420 gene encoding seed linoleate 9S-lipoxygenase-3 codes for MTLFGQTITGTVVLMQKNVLDINSLTSVEGLLDTGLGGFTSIVDTVTSFLGRSVAFQLISSDKVDSSGKGKVGNTAYLKGAINNLPTLGDKQNAFKIEFDYDSNVGIPGAFYVKNYMSNEFLLVSLTLDDIPNNVGTIHFVCNSWIYNAKNYQSDRIFFANNNYLPSKTPSALVYYRELELKNLRGDGTGERKEWERIYDYDVYNDLGDPDKGVAYARPVLGGSSTYPYPRRGRTGRKPTNTDPNSESRSSSIYIPRDETFGHLKSSDFLAYGIKSISQDVIPALKSVFDINFTPNEFDSFEDVFDLYEGGIHLPTDVFKEITPLPVVNELLRTDGEEFLKFPVPKVVQVSKSAWMTDEEFAREIIAGLNPGLIRVLQEFPPKSKLDSTVYGDHTCIITKEQLELNLDGLTTDEAIQGKKLFILDHHDSIIPYLRRINSTPTKAYASRTILFLKNDGTLKPLAIELSLPHPQGDQYGVVSNVYLPAIEGVESAIWLLAKAYVIVNDSCFHQLVSHWLNTHAVVEPFVIATNRQLSVLHPIYKLLHPHYRDTMNINSLARSSLVNADGIIEQTFLWGRYAMEMSSVIYKDWVFTDQALPADLIKRGMAVEDPSSPHGVRLIVEDYPYAVDGLDIWDAIKTWVQEYVSIYYPSNDTIQQDSELQSWWHEIVTVGHGDKKDAPWWPTMQTPQELIQVCSTLIWIASALHAAVNFGQYPYGGFILNRPTLSRRFMPEKGTPEYDELSTNAQKAYLRTITPKFQTLIDLSVIEILSRHASDEYYLGQRDSADFWTNDTKAQEAFKRFGTNLANVELQLVQRNNNETLRNRVGPVSMPYTLLYPSSEEGLTFRGIPNSISI; via the exons ATGACCCTTTTTGGTCAAACGATAACAGGCACAGTTGTGCTTATGCAAAAGAATGTGTTAGACATTAATAGCCTAACTAGTGTTGAAGGGCTTCTTGACACAGGTTTGGGTGGTTTTACTTCAATAGTTGATACTGTTACTTCCTTCTTGGGTCGTTCAGTTGCTTTCCAGTTGATAAGTTCTGACAAAGTTGATT CTAGCGGGAAAGGAAAAGTTGGGAATACAGCTTATTTAAAAGGAGCCATTAACAATTTGCCAACTTTGGGAGACAAACAAAATGCATTCAAAATTGAATTCGATTATGATAGTAACGTTGGGATTCCGGGAGCATTTTACGTAAAGAACTATATGTCAAACGAGTTCTTGCTTGTTAGCTTGACTCTTGACGATATTCCAAATAATGTTGGAACCATCCACTTTGTTTGCAACTCCTGGATTTACAATGCCAAAAACTATCAATCTGATCGCATTTTCTTCGCCAACAAT AATTATCTACCAAGCAAGACACCAAGTGCACTAGTGTACTACAGAGAATTGGAATTGAAGAATCTAAGAGGAGATGGAACTGGAGAACGAAAAGAATGGGAAAGAATTTATGATTATGATGTTTACAATGATTTGGGTGATCCAGACAAAGGTGTGGCATATGCTCGTCCAGTTCTTGGAGGATCTTCTACTTATCCTTACCCTAGGAGGGGTAGAACTGGCAGAAAACCAACAAACACAG ATCCTAACAGTGAGAGTAGGAGCAGCAGTATATATATCCCAAGAGATGAAACTTTTGGTCACTTGAAATCTTCAGACTTCCTAGCTTATGGAATTAAATCAATATCCCAGGATGTAATCCCTGCTTTGAAATCAGTGTTTGACATAAATTTCACACCAAATGAGTTTGATAGCTTTGAAGATGTGTTTGATCTCTATGAGGGAGGAATTCACTTGCCTACTGATGTGTTTAAGGAAATTACTCCTTTGCCTGTTGTCAATGAACTTCTTAGAACTGACGGTGAAGAATTCCTCAAGTTCCCAGTGCCTAAAGTTGTTCAAg tgAGTAAATCAGCATGGATGACTGATGAAGAATTTGCTAGAGAGATTATTGCTGGACTTAATCCTGGTTTGATTCGTGTTCTGCAA GAGTTTCCACCAAAAAGTAAACTGGATAGTACAGTCTATGGTGATCATACTTGTATAATAACCAAAGAACAGTTAGAGCTTAACTTAGATGGACTCACAACAGATGAG GCTATCCAGGGCAAGAAATTGTTCATCTTGGATCACCATGATTCAATAATTCCATATCTAAGGAGAATAAACTCAACTCCCACAAAGGCCTATGCATCAAGGACCAttcttttcttgaaaaatgaTGGAACTTTGAAGCCATTGGCCATTGAGTTAAGTTTGCCACATCCTCAAGGAGATCAATATGGTGTTGTTAGCAATGTCTACTTGCCTGCAATTGAAGGTGTTGAGAGTGCTATTTGGTTACTTGCCAAGGCTTATGTTATTGTAAATGACTCATGCTTTCATCAGCTTGTCAGTCACTG gTTAAACACACATGCAGTAGTTGAACCATTCGTGATTGCAACAAATAGACAGCTAAGTGTGCTTCATCCTATTTATAAGCTTCTACATCCTCATTATCGCGACACCATGAATATAAATTCACTAGCAAGGTCATCCCTGGTCAACGCAGATGGTATTATAGAACAAACATTCTTGTGGGGAAGGTATGCTATGGAAATGTCCTCTGTTATTTACAAGGATTGGGTTTTTACAGACCAAGCATTGCCTGCGGATCTCATCAAAAG AGGAATGGCAGTGGAGGATCCAAGTTCCCCTCATGGTGTCCGTCTAATAGTAGAGGACTACCCTTATGCAGTTGATGGACTAGACATTTGGGACGCCATTAAAACATGGGTCCAAGAATATGTATCAATATACTATCCATCAAATGACACAATTCAGCAAGACTCTGAACTCCAATCTTGGTGGCATGAAATTGTCACTGTTGGCCATGGTGACAAAAAAGATGCTCCTTGGTGGCCAACAATGCAAACTCCTCAAGAACTCATACAAGTCTGCTCTACCCTAATATGGATCGCTTCGGCGCTTCATGCAGCTGTTAATTTCGGACAGTATCCTTACGGCGGTTTCATCTTGAACCGCCCCACCCTCAGTCGGCGGTTCATGCCGGAAAAAGGAACTCCGGAATATGATGAGCTTTCAACGAATGCTCAGAAGGCTTACCTGAGAACAATAACTCCCAAGTTTCAAACTCTGATTGATCTTTCTGTTATTGAAATCTTGTCCAGGCATGCTTCTGATGAGTACTATTTAGGGCAAAGAGATAGTGCTGACTTTTGGACAAATGATACAAAGGCACAAGAAGCATTCAAGAGGTTTGGAACAAATTTGGCTAATGTTGAATTGCAATTGGTTCAGAGGAACAACAATGAGACTTTGAGGAACAGAGTTGGGCCTGTTAGCATGCCTTACACTTTGCTTTATCCTTCAAGTGAAGAAGGCTTGACTTTCAGAGGAATCCCTAATAGTATCTCTATCTAA